A single genomic interval of Gemmatimonadota bacterium harbors:
- a CDS encoding response regulator transcription factor, producing the protein MNRLRAIIVDDEALSRRALRQLLERRDDIVVVAEREHAVDLVPSALEADIVFMDIEMPERSGIDVARGWPAGGPALVFVTAYEGYAPSAFDTEAIDYLTKPVTTERLDRALARVQRTRTTSARSPARLVARLGDREVFVELETIDAIEADGVYAAIHTAGRRHLVRRALDALAEELPVDAFLRVHRSWIVRQHAVTRMDRDRATGAYQLRLSSGLVVPVSRRRLAAVRRVLRGTP; encoded by the coding sequence ATGAATCGGCTGCGCGCCATCATCGTCGATGACGAGGCGCTCTCGCGCCGCGCGCTGCGGCAACTCCTCGAGCGCCGCGACGACATCGTGGTGGTCGCCGAGCGGGAACATGCCGTCGACCTCGTGCCGTCCGCACTCGAGGCAGATATCGTCTTCATGGACATTGAGATGCCCGAGCGTTCGGGGATCGACGTGGCCCGTGGCTGGCCGGCTGGCGGACCGGCGCTGGTGTTCGTCACTGCCTACGAGGGGTATGCTCCCTCTGCCTTTGACACCGAGGCTATCGACTACCTCACGAAGCCGGTGACGACGGAGCGCCTCGACCGCGCGCTGGCGCGCGTCCAGCGCACCCGGACCACGTCCGCGCGTTCTCCTGCGCGCCTCGTGGCACGCCTCGGTGACCGGGAGGTATTCGTTGAGCTGGAGACCATCGACGCCATCGAGGCGGACGGCGTCTATGCGGCGATCCATACGGCCGGGCGACGCCACCTGGTGCGGCGCGCCCTGGACGCCCTCGCGGAAGAGCTTCCCGTGGACGCATTCCTCCGCGTGCACCGCTCCTGGATCGTGCGACAACACGCCGTGACCCGCATGGACCGGGACCGCGCCACGGGCGCGTACCAATTGCGCCTGTCCTCAGGGCTCGTCGTACCAGTCAGTCGCCGACGCCTTGCCGCCGTGCGCCGCGTTCTTCGCGGTACCCCTTGA
- a CDS encoding S9 family peptidase has product MSAHTLRRRRDLLVASAVLFLGPALVHGQHRGAMDSVRIRELYVSNKPEDHPVANYDRDMASRKASDSTWAARSRGVMDYAKVTYKSTADGMEIPAHVFQPLQKRGVKGHAAMVWVHGGVHSNFGPTMFPFVREAVQRGYVIIAPDYRGSTGYGKAHHNAIDYGGKEVTDAMSAVEYLKTLPHVDQDRLGMMGWSHGGFITSLSIMRDQHPFKGGAAIVPVTNLFFRLSFKGPSYTRSFSTQEGIQGMPHEKRAEYEKRSPLYQVEKLNVPILVHVSTNDEDVNYVEDQQMVWKLRALKPDLAETKVYVDPAPWGASVGHAFSRRVDPQTLERVDSPEQIDSWNRTWAFFDWILRPYEDRSKPLPPCWKVDCQRGRSVPPN; this is encoded by the coding sequence ATGTCAGCACACACCTTGCGACGTCGACGCGACCTCCTGGTGGCCTCCGCAGTCCTGTTCCTCGGTCCCGCTCTGGTGCACGGCCAACATCGCGGCGCCATGGACTCCGTGCGCATTCGGGAGCTGTACGTCAGCAACAAACCCGAGGACCATCCGGTCGCCAATTACGACCGGGATATGGCCAGCCGCAAGGCGTCCGACAGTACGTGGGCGGCGCGCAGCCGCGGCGTGATGGACTACGCCAAGGTGACCTACAAGAGTACTGCCGACGGCATGGAGATCCCGGCCCACGTCTTCCAGCCGCTGCAGAAGCGGGGGGTGAAGGGCCATGCGGCGATGGTGTGGGTGCATGGCGGGGTCCACAGCAACTTTGGTCCCACGATGTTCCCGTTCGTCCGGGAGGCGGTGCAGCGCGGCTACGTGATCATTGCGCCGGACTACCGCGGCTCCACCGGCTACGGCAAGGCGCACCACAACGCGATCGACTACGGCGGAAAGGAAGTCACGGACGCCATGTCGGCCGTGGAGTACCTCAAGACTCTGCCGCACGTGGATCAGGACCGGCTGGGGATGATGGGGTGGAGCCATGGCGGCTTCATCACCTCCCTCTCGATCATGCGCGACCAGCATCCGTTCAAGGGCGGGGCGGCCATCGTGCCGGTGACCAACCTCTTCTTCCGGCTTTCCTTCAAGGGGCCGTCCTACACGCGCAGCTTCTCCACGCAGGAAGGGATCCAGGGGATGCCGCATGAGAAGCGCGCGGAGTACGAGAAGCGCTCCCCGCTATACCAGGTGGAGAAGCTCAATGTGCCGATCCTCGTGCACGTCTCCACGAACGATGAGGACGTGAACTACGTCGAGGACCAACAGATGGTCTGGAAGCTTCGCGCCCTCAAGCCGGACCTCGCGGAGACGAAGGTCTACGTGGATCCGGCGCCCTGGGGGGCGAGCGTCGGGCATGCGTTCAGCCGCCGCGTCGATCCCCAAACGCTCGAGCGCGTGGACTCACCGGAGCAGATCGACTCGTGGAACCGGACGTGGGCGTTCTTCGACTGGATCCTCCGCCCGTATGAGGATCGCTCGAAGCCGCTGCCGCCGTGCTGGAAGGTGGACTGCCAGCGGGGGCGCTCCGTGCCGCCAAACTGA
- a CDS encoding histidine kinase, with protein MVPTPTPGLPVPWPLRARLFAWSVPTLLGVPYVLITLRATGQSVAPWQVLAILVATWQVWTVLTGPIVHLADRFPVDGLRPLRRLALHGGAALAAVVVQAMATTTTSWLLVNDGTPWVAVFAFWLALLLPAGVIVYAAIVALRTAQRQAAERLARERHSQQLAVQLADAQLHALRAQVQPHFLFNTLNAVIALVRDVDTPRAEAALVALAELLRHSLRFGAAHEVSLADDLAFCRHYLSIEALRFGERLEVEVDVPDALGPLRVPTLLLQPFVENALRHGLRPTRAAMRLTIRARVADERLSIDILDTGVGLPPDLEERMARGVGVSNVQARLAQLHGAAAGALLTPRDGGGTSARIVLPALAMPAV; from the coding sequence ATGGTCCCCACACCCACACCGGGGCTCCCCGTCCCCTGGCCCCTCCGGGCACGACTCTTCGCCTGGAGTGTGCCCACGCTGCTTGGGGTGCCATACGTCCTGATCACCCTGCGCGCCACAGGGCAATCGGTGGCGCCGTGGCAGGTGTTGGCCATCCTCGTGGCCACCTGGCAGGTCTGGACGGTCCTCACCGGCCCGATCGTGCACCTCGCCGATCGCTTCCCGGTCGACGGGCTGCGCCCGCTGCGTCGCCTGGCCCTGCATGGTGGCGCAGCACTCGCGGCGGTCGTGGTGCAGGCGATGGCGACGACGACCACCTCCTGGCTGCTCGTCAATGACGGCACGCCGTGGGTGGCGGTCTTCGCCTTCTGGCTTGCCCTGCTCCTGCCTGCCGGGGTAATCGTCTACGCCGCGATCGTCGCCTTGCGGACCGCGCAGCGCCAAGCCGCCGAGCGCCTCGCGCGCGAGCGACACTCCCAGCAACTCGCCGTGCAGCTGGCCGACGCGCAGTTGCACGCCCTGCGCGCTCAGGTGCAGCCGCACTTCCTGTTCAATACGCTGAACGCGGTCATTGCCCTGGTGCGCGATGTGGATACCCCACGTGCCGAAGCCGCGCTCGTGGCGCTCGCCGAGTTGTTACGGCACTCGCTGCGGTTCGGCGCCGCCCACGAGGTCTCGCTCGCGGACGACCTGGCCTTCTGTCGTCACTACCTCTCCATCGAAGCGCTGCGGTTCGGGGAACGCCTCGAAGTGGAGGTCGACGTCCCGGACGCGCTGGGGCCCCTGCGCGTGCCAACACTCCTGCTGCAACCGTTCGTTGAGAACGCGCTGCGCCACGGCCTGCGTCCCACCCGTGCCGCGATGCGACTGACGATCCGTGCTCGTGTGGCCGACGAGCGGCTCTCCATCGACATTCTGGATACGGGCGTGGGGCTCCCACCGGACCTCGAGGAGCGCATGGCCCGCGGGGTCGGCGTCTCCAACGTACAGGCGCGACTCGCCCAATTGCATGGTGCAGCCGCTGGTGCGTTGCTCACCCCACGGGACGGTGGCGGTACGTCGGCGCGCATCGTGCTGCCGGCGCTCGCCATGCCAGCCGTATGA